CCGGGCCGCACCGCCCTCTCGCACTACCACGTGTTGCGGCGCATCGATTCGGTTTTTGGCAAGCTGGCGCTCGTCGAAGTGCGCATCGCCACCGGACGCACCCACCAGATCCGCGTCCACATGGCCTCGCTCGGGCATCCGGTCGCGGGTGATGCGCTCTATGGTGCGCCAGCGAAGCTGAAAAACACCAAGCTGGGCGTGATCGCGCTCACGCGGAATTTTCTGCACGCTGCCGAGCTCGAATTCACCCACCCAACCACGGGCCGCACCCTGCACTTCCTCGCGCCGCTGCCGCCGGAACTGCGGGAATTCATGAAAAGACTGGGAGAGCCAGAGCTGCCCGATGGCATCTAATCTGCAAGCACTCACGATATAATGACGTTTCCCATGCGACTCATCCGGAGTGTGCTTCTGCTCGCCGCCGTGGCATCGCTGCCGGCGCCATTCCTTCGAGCACCGCTCCTGCAAGCACAAGAGTTACCCACCGCGCCTTCTTCCACCGCGAATCCTCCGCCCGCGCCGGCTTCGCCGCCCGCCGCGGCGCGCCCGCAACCGTCAGCATCCACGCCCGCGGCCACAACGCCGCAACCCGCCGCTGCCGCTCCCCCCGCTGCCAAGGTAAAGGATGAGGAGTTGCCCGACACCGGCACCATCATCAAGAAGCGCGTGGACGAAGTGAACGTCATCTTCACTGTCACCGACAAGGGCGGCAAGTTCATCAAGGGACTGAAGCAGGCTGATTTCACCGTGCTCGACGACCACAAGCCGCCGCAATCCATGGTGGCGTTCCGCAGCGAGACCAACCTGCCACTGCGCGTCGGGCTGCTGGTGGACGCTTCCAATTCCATCCGCGACCGTTTCAAGTTCGAGCAGGAAGCGGCGACCGAGTTCCTGAACCAGACCGTGCGGCCGAAGGTGGATAAGGCTTTCGTCGTGGGCTTCGACGCCACCCCCGAGGTCACCGCGGATTTCACCGATTCCGCCGAGAAGCTCGCCAAGGGAGTCGCGATCCTGCGTCCCGGCGGCGGCACCGCGCTCTGGGATGCGGTCTACTACGCCTGCCGCGACAAACTGCTCAAGCATCAGGATGACTTCGCTGTCCGCCGCGCCATCATCGTGCTCTCCGACGGTGACGACAACCAGAGCCGCGTCACCCGCCAGGAAGCCACCGAGATGGCGCAACGCGCCGAGGTCATCGTCTACGCCATCAGCACCAACATCAGCGGCGTGGTCTCGCGCGGCGATAAATATATGCAAGAGATGGCAGAAGCGACCGGCGGCCGCGTGTTCTTTCCCATGAAGCTCGACGATATCGCCGAGAAATTCGTGCAGATCCAGGAAGAATTGCGCAGCCAGTACGCCGTCGCGTACAAGCCTACCGACTTCCTCGCCGACGGACGCTACCGCGCTATCGACATCGTCGCCTCGAATAAGAAGTACAAAGTGCGCGCCCGCAAGGGTTACTACGCGCCGCGGCAGTAACGCGCAGTCTTCAGTCTGCAGCGAGCAAGACAAAACCGCGGCATCGAGCCGCGGCGGCTTTTTGTTTCGTTTCGTGGTTCTTAGCTGACGACTGAAGTCTGGCGACTGCCTTACTGCGCGAGGGCGTAGTATCCGCGCCGCGCCTGCACCTTGTGTCCCTCTTTGGTGCGGATCTCTACGCGGCGGAAGCTGCCGTCGCGCTTGTTGTTGGTGGGGTTATAGCCGATGGAGTACTGGCTGCGCAGCTCGCTCTGGATCTGATCGAAGGCCGCCTTCAGCTTGTCGAACTTGTTGCCGACCTCGATCAATCGTCCGCCGGTCTGTTCGGCGAGATCTTTCATGGTGCCGGCGCCGTTGCCGAGCTGAGCGAAGTCGCGGTCGGCGATGAGCAGCACATAGCAGATGGCATCGGCGCGCTGCGCCGCCTCGATCGCCGTCTTCACCGTCTCCTGGCTGCCCTGGTCCACGCCGTCGGTCAGGATGATCATCGCCTTGCGGCCGGCTTCGCGGCCCAGCTTGTTGTCGGCAGCGAGCCACACCGCGTCGTAGAGCAAGGTGCCGCGCGGGCGTGAAGTCGGGATCGGCCCGCCGCCCAGCCCCGGAGGCCCATAGCTGCCGCCGCCAGTATTGATCCGCGTGCGATAGAGCGCGTCGCGCAGCTCGCGGCGTGAGTTGGTGAAGTCCTGCAACAGGTCCACGTTCACGTCGAAGCTGATGACAAACGCGAGGTCCTTGGGTCCGAGGACGTCGGCGAGGAACTGGCTGCCGACCTCCTGCTCCATGCCAAGCACACGCTGCTGGCTTCCGCTGGAATCAATGAGCAGGCCAAGGGTGAGCGGCTGATTGCTCTCGGTGGAGAAGTACTTGACGGTCTGCCTCTGGCCGTCTTCATAGAGTTCGAAGTTGTCCTTGGGCAGGCCGGGGACGAGCGCGCCGCGCTTGTCTTTCACGTTGAAGAACACGTTGACCACGTCCACCGAGACCTTGAAGGTCTGTATGTCGTCCCGGTCTCTCTGGCGTTCACCCTTCTTGTCGTCCGGCGGTTCGGTGTTGGTCACGGGCGCTTGCGCGAATGCGGCAGCCGAGAAAAGAAGAAGCGTCAGCACGAGGCTCGCGCATCGAATGGTGCAGCGGACGGCTTTTGGCCAGGTGGCGGTTGGGTACACTTTTGTTATCGCCTGTTTATTATTGTATTTTAGATGCAGCAACTCAGCTTGCCGGACTTTGAAAAGCGGCCCACGGCAGGGGAGTGCGGCGACCCTGGGAAGAAAAGACGGGACAACTTAATGATGACGATGTGGAAGAGATGGGTAGCGGTGGCCGCGGTGGCGCTAGGACTAGTGTCGCTGCTGTGGCCGGCAGACGGGCAGAGCGGCTCGCAAGACGTGCCCGACGCGCCTTCAGCGACCAAGTCGCAGACCAACCCCTTCCCCGCCGACGCACCCAAGGGACCTCCGGCCGCGAAGCCTGAGCCCGCCCCGGTCCAAAGCACCGACCAGCCCGGTAACACCCGCATTCCAGCGAACGTGAAGAACGTACCGCAGGGCGGCGCCACGCCGGATCAGGCACCAGACACCGGCGTGATGAGCAGCCGTGAAGACGTCATTCGCGTGAGCGTGAACCAGGTCTACGTCCCGGTCACCATCCGCGATAACGACGGGCGTCTGGTGGAGGGCCTCACGGTACGGGATTTTGCCGTCTACGAAGACGGCATCCGCCAGCCCATCAATTTCTTCACCAGCGATCCGTTCCCGCTTTCCGTCGCCGTGGTGGTCGATCTTGGCATGCCCGACGTCACCATGAAGCGGGTGAACGAGAGCCTGCCCAACATCGTGGGCGCGTTCAGCCAGTTCGACGAGGTCTCGCTCTACACCTTCGGCAACTCGGTCTCGAAGGTGCTCGATTTCTCCGCCGTGAACGACAAGCTCTCCGCCGCCATCAAGCGCAGCCGGCGTCCGGGACGTTCTGGCGGCGGCGTCCCCATGGGCGGCGGTCCCATGAACGCTGGGCCCTCGGTCAACGGACATCCCATCGATCCGGGCACGCCGCACCAGCAGCAAGCGCGCAACGAGTCGCGCGTGCTCAATGACGCCATCCTGATGGCGGCGCAAGACCTGGCCAAGCGCCGGCGCGACTATCGCAAGATCGTTTTCGTCATCAGCGACGGCCGCGAAGATGGCAGCCGCGCCAGCTACCAGGACGTGATGAAGGTCCTGCTCTCCAATGATGTTTCCGTCTATGCCGTGGCCGTAGGCGACGCCGCCATCCCCGGCTACGACACGCTCGGGCGCGTCCATGTTCCCGGCACCGGCTACCAGAACCTGTTGCCCAAGTACTCGTCCGCCACCGGCGGCCAGATCTACACCGAGTTCACCCGCGAGGCGATCGAAGACTCCTACGCGCGCATCACCGAGACCGCTCGCAACCAGTACACGCTGGGATACAAGACCAAGTCGGCCGTAGCCGCCAACTATCGCTCCATCGAGATCCGCGTGCACAAAGGCGGGCTGCGCGTCTTCGCGCGCGATGGTTATTACCCGCTGCCTCCGCCACGCCAACAGGCGCAGTGATCGTGCCCATCGGCCCGGTACCAAAGTCACCTAGGGGCGCACTGGTCGCTGTGGTATAAGAATCGATGCAGCTCTAGGTCCGCAACTTCAGTCACATCGCACTGCATCCCCCTTCGTCCCGCATCGCCCACGCCCGAGCGCGCCGGGATGAAGTCAGAGGCTAGGCTTGAGTTTCATCAATTTCGCGGCCCGCGAGATCAACTGCAAGATCGTCTATTACGGCGCCGGTCTCGGCGGCAAGACGACGAACCTGCAGATTGTCTTCGATAAGACCGGTGACAAGCAGAAGGGCAAGATGATCTCGCTTGCCACCGAGACCGACCGTACTTTGTTCTTCGATTTTCTTCCTCTCGACCTCGGCACCGTCCGCGGCTTCAAGACCCGCTTCCATCTCTACACCGTCCCCGGCCAGGTCTTCTACGACGCCAGCCGCAAGCTCATCCTGCGTGGCGTGGATGGCGTGGTCTTCGTTGCTGACTCGCAGGAAGAGCGCATGGACGCCAACATGGAGGCGCTCGATAACCTGCTGGACAACCTCAAAGAACATGGCTACGACCTGGCCAAGATCCCCTACGTCCTGCAGCTCAACAAGCGCGACCTGCCCAACGCGCTTCCGGTCGACAAGCTCAAGCAGGAGTTGCTTAAAAAAGGCGAGCCGGTCTTCGAGGCCGTCGCGTATCAGGGCACCGGCGTCTTCGAGACGTTGAAGGAAGTCGCCCGCCAGGTATTGGTCGAACTCAAGAAGGGCTAGCCCGCCCGAATTGTGGGTGCCCCATACAAGCCTGACAATATGCTTGCGCGCCGCTACAAGGAGGGCTAGCATTTCCGCACGCATCACGGAGGTGCTGAATGTCTAGGCCCTTCCCGATTCTTCTCTTTGTCCTCGCAGCGCTCGTCCTTCTTGCAACGCCAAAAGCCGCAGCGGAGTGCTACGGCCAAGTCAACGTAGTTCTACACAATTGCTGTGGTACAGGCTATTACGCGTACATCACCATTTGCCAAGGTACCGGTGGAGCAGACTGTCAGCTAGGCCCGACTAAGAAATGCGGGGGCCTATCAAATTGCTGGTACTTCAGTGCGGAGTCCTGCGGTGGAAATGGCCCGCTGGGGAAGCTCCCCGCTCGGAGGGAGATCAACGCCTCAGGCGCAAAGCTGCATCGCGTTTTTGCCCACTGTGCCACACCAGATGGAAACCA
Above is a window of Acidobacteriota bacterium DNA encoding:
- a CDS encoding VWA domain-containing protein, with product MLTLLLFSAAAFAQAPVTNTEPPDDKKGERQRDRDDIQTFKVSVDVVNVFFNVKDKRGALVPGLPKDNFELYEDGQRQTVKYFSTESNQPLTLGLLIDSSGSQQRVLGMEQEVGSQFLADVLGPKDLAFVISFDVNVDLLQDFTNSRRELRDALYRTRINTGGGSYGPPGLGGGPIPTSRPRGTLLYDAVWLAADNKLGREAGRKAMIILTDGVDQGSQETVKTAIEAAQRADAICYVLLIADRDFAQLGNGAGTMKDLAEQTGGRLIEVGNKFDKLKAAFDQIQSELRSQYSIGYNPTNNKRDGSFRRVEIRTKEGHKVQARRGYYALAQ
- a CDS encoding ADP-ribosylation factor-like protein: MSFINFAAREINCKIVYYGAGLGGKTTNLQIVFDKTGDKQKGKMISLATETDRTLFFDFLPLDLGTVRGFKTRFHLYTVPGQVFYDASRKLILRGVDGVVFVADSQEERMDANMEALDNLLDNLKEHGYDLAKIPYVLQLNKRDLPNALPVDKLKQELLKKGEPVFEAVAYQGTGVFETLKEVARQVLVELKKG
- a CDS encoding VWA domain-containing protein produces the protein MRLIRSVLLLAAVASLPAPFLRAPLLQAQELPTAPSSTANPPPAPASPPAAARPQPSASTPAATTPQPAAAAPPAAKVKDEELPDTGTIIKKRVDEVNVIFTVTDKGGKFIKGLKQADFTVLDDHKPPQSMVAFRSETNLPLRVGLLVDASNSIRDRFKFEQEAATEFLNQTVRPKVDKAFVVGFDATPEVTADFTDSAEKLAKGVAILRPGGGTALWDAVYYACRDKLLKHQDDFAVRRAIIVLSDGDDNQSRVTRQEATEMAQRAEVIVYAISTNISGVVSRGDKYMQEMAEATGGRVFFPMKLDDIAEKFVQIQEELRSQYAVAYKPTDFLADGRYRAIDIVASNKKYKVRARKGYYAPRQ
- a CDS encoding VWA domain-containing protein, whose amino-acid sequence is MMTMWKRWVAVAAVALGLVSLLWPADGQSGSQDVPDAPSATKSQTNPFPADAPKGPPAAKPEPAPVQSTDQPGNTRIPANVKNVPQGGATPDQAPDTGVMSSREDVIRVSVNQVYVPVTIRDNDGRLVEGLTVRDFAVYEDGIRQPINFFTSDPFPLSVAVVVDLGMPDVTMKRVNESLPNIVGAFSQFDEVSLYTFGNSVSKVLDFSAVNDKLSAAIKRSRRPGRSGGGVPMGGGPMNAGPSVNGHPIDPGTPHQQQARNESRVLNDAILMAAQDLAKRRRDYRKIVFVISDGREDGSRASYQDVMKVLLSNDVSVYAVAVGDAAIPGYDTLGRVHVPGTGYQNLLPKYSSATGGQIYTEFTREAIEDSYARITETARNQYTLGYKTKSAVAANYRSIEIRVHKGGLRVFARDGYYPLPPPRQQAQ